One part of the Alligator mississippiensis isolate rAllMis1 chromosome 3, rAllMis1, whole genome shotgun sequence genome encodes these proteins:
- the E2F5 gene encoding transcription factor E2F5, whose amino-acid sequence MAALAPAPATGSGNGSGAGGGSSRHEKSLGLLTAKFVALLQEAKDGVLDLKAAADTLAVRQKRRIYDITNVLEGIDLIEKKSKNSIQWKGVGAGCNTKEVIDRLRYLEAEIEDLELKEKELDQQKLWLQQSIKNVMEDSTNNQFSYITHEDICNCFNGDTLLAIQAPCGTQLEVPIPEMGQNGQKKYQINLKSSSGPIHVLLINKESSSSKPVVFPVPPPDDLAQPPSQPAPPVTPPKPTTATQDTSKHHGLDQGQHLPHTSVAETPPESSLQQSDTAPANPYPSLPESGLYTSLVTDVTQNTASSNDYPALLPLDVNCILKPNSFDIAKMEEPTGTISGDIIDELMSSDVFPLLRLSPTPGDDYNFNLDDNEGVCDLFDVQILNY is encoded by the exons ATGGCCGCCCTGGCCCCGGCGCCCGCCACCGGCAGCGGCAATGGCAGCGGCgcggggggcggcagcagccggcACGAgaagagcctggggctgctcacGGCCAAGTTCGTGGCGCTGCTGCAGGAGGCCAAGGACGGCGTGCTGGACCTCAAAGcg GCTGCTGATACTCTTGCTGTCAGACAAAAAAGAAGAATCTATGACATCACCAATGTTTTGGAAGGGATTGATTTGATTGAGAAAAAGTCAAAAAACAGCATTCAGTGGAA AGGTGTAGGTGCTGGTTGCAATACAAAAGAAGTCATAGACAGGCTGAGGTATCTGGAAGCTGAAATTGAAGATCTGGAACTAAAAGAAAAAGAGCTGGATCAGCAAAAACTGTGGCTGCAGCAAAGCATCAAAAATGTAATGGAAGACTCCACAAACAACCAAT TTTCATACATCACTCATGAAGACATCTGTAATTGCTTCAATG GAGACACGCTTCTAGCAATTCAAGCACCTTGTGGTACACAGTTAGAAGTTCCTATACCTGAAATG GGACAAAATGGACAAAAGAAATACCAGATCAATCTAAAAAGCAGTTCAGGACCTATCCATGTTTTGCTTATTAATAAagaatccagttcttccaagccTGTGGTTTTTCCAGTTCCTCCACCTGATGACCTTGCACAGCCCCCATCTCAACCTGCTCCACCAGTGACTCCCCCAAAACCTACCACAGCTACTCAAGATACATCAAAGCACCATGGTCTTGACCAAGGGCAGCATTTACCACATACATCTGTTGCAGAGACGCCACCAG AAAGCAGTTTGCAACAGAGTGATACAGCTCCAGCAAATCCTTACCCTAGCCTTCCAGAGTCTGGCCTGTACACTAGCCTTGTAACAGATGTAACGCAAAATACTGCTAGCTCAAATGACTATCCAGCCTTGCTTCCCTTGGACGTTAATTGTATTCTCAAGCCAAACTCATTTGACATTGCAAAGATGGAAGAGCCCACAG GCACTATTAGCGGTGATATCATTGATGAATTAATGTCTTCAGATG TTTTTCCTCTCTT